The following proteins are encoded in a genomic region of Roseinatronobacter sp. S2:
- a CDS encoding MerR family DNA-binding transcriptional regulator: MSQDVKTIRQMCDAFGVTPRTLRFYESKELLYPRRDGQHRLFTRRDQARLKLILRGKRFGFSLEDIRQLLNMYERDDSELKQLRKTYEIALERLTDMERQRDELTEAIIDLKKELSWGESVLRQTDKPEAAE; encoded by the coding sequence ATGTCGCAAGATGTCAAAACAATCAGGCAGATGTGTGATGCGTTCGGCGTAACACCACGCACACTTCGATTCTATGAATCGAAGGAGTTGTTGTATCCTCGGCGTGATGGCCAGCACCGGCTGTTTACCCGCCGCGATCAGGCGCGTCTGAAGCTGATCCTTCGCGGCAAGCGTTTTGGGTTCAGTCTGGAAGATATCCGCCAGCTTCTGAACATGTATGAACGCGATGACAGCGAACTGAAGCAGTTGCGCAAAACCTATGAAATCGCGCTGGAGCGTTTGACCGATATGGAGCGGCAGCGCGACGAACTGACCGAAGCCATCATTGACCTTAAAAAAGAGCTGTCATGGGGCGAAAGTGTTCTGCGCCAGACCGACAAACCCGAAGCCGCCGAGTGA
- a CDS encoding quinone-dependent dihydroorotate dehydrogenase, with amino-acid sequence MSILESAGLALLRQIDPEVAHGLAIRALQSGLTPMPRPVVSPLLQTRVAGLDLPNPVGLAAGFDKNATALKGLSRAGFGFVEVGAATPRPQQGNARPRLFRLTQDRAVINRFGFNNEGAQAIAARLGARPAGMVLGLNLGANKDSSDRAGDFAEVLRMTGAHIDFATVNVSSPNTERLRDLQGADALAALLAGVMAARAELPRPIPVFLKIAPDLSGDELGEIVQVALAAGLDGIIATNTTLSRDGLRSAHAHEAGGLSGAPLFEKSTRVLAQLSQLTDGKLPLVGVGGVSSAQQAYAKITAGASAVQLYSALVYDGLSLVSRINHGLIELLERDGFTHVADAVGTDRDKWL; translated from the coding sequence ATGAGCATCCTTGAAAGCGCGGGGCTGGCCCTGTTGCGCCAGATCGACCCTGAAGTGGCGCATGGTCTGGCGATACGGGCATTGCAGTCAGGGCTCACTCCCATGCCGCGCCCCGTGGTGTCGCCCCTGCTGCAAACGCGGGTTGCAGGGCTGGATTTGCCCAACCCCGTGGGGCTTGCCGCCGGGTTTGACAAAAACGCCACCGCGCTGAAAGGACTGTCGCGCGCAGGGTTCGGCTTTGTCGAGGTGGGCGCCGCCACACCCCGCCCGCAACAGGGCAATGCGCGCCCGCGCCTGTTCCGGCTGACGCAGGACCGCGCGGTCATCAACCGGTTCGGGTTCAACAATGAAGGTGCGCAGGCCATCGCCGCGCGGCTGGGCGCGCGGCCTGCGGGTATGGTTCTGGGGCTGAACCTAGGGGCGAACAAGGACAGCAGCGACCGCGCGGGCGATTTTGCGGAAGTGCTGCGCATGACGGGCGCGCATATCGATTTCGCCACAGTCAATGTCTCGTCGCCCAATACCGAACGGCTGCGGGATTTGCAGGGCGCAGATGCATTGGCGGCCCTTCTGGCAGGCGTCATGGCGGCGCGCGCAGAATTGCCCCGCCCGATTCCGGTCTTTCTGAAGATCGCACCGGACCTGTCAGGCGATGAACTTGGCGAAATCGTGCAAGTGGCGCTTGCGGCCGGACTTGATGGCATCATTGCCACCAATACCACCTTGTCGCGCGACGGGCTGCGCAGTGCGCATGCGCATGAAGCGGGCGGATTGTCGGGCGCGCCATTGTTTGAAAAATCCACGCGCGTTCTGGCGCAGTTGTCGCAGCTGACGGATGGCAAACTGCCGTTGGTAGGTGTGGGCGGTGTGTCCTCGGCGCAGCAGGCCTATGCGAAAATCACTGCGGGCGCATCGGCGGTGCAATTGTATTCGGCGCTTGTTTACGACGGTCTGTCACTGGTGTCGCGCATCAATCACGGCCTGATCGAATTGCTGGAGCGCGACGGTTTCACACATGTGGCAGATGCTGTGGGCACTGATCGGGACAAATGGCTGTAA
- a CDS encoding Lrp/AsnC family transcriptional regulator → MIDLDDTDRALLRAFAQDSTQSAGALGRALGLSQPAAWRRLKRLRDAGAIARQRVDLDVTALGFGVTVFLGISLAAKGRVSLADFERAVAAIPEVQTVQHVLGLYDYRLRVVARDLSDFERILRRRIMTLPGIGAVDANVLLSEERLPGPL, encoded by the coding sequence ATGATTGATCTTGATGATACAGACCGCGCCTTGTTGCGCGCATTTGCCCAAGACAGCACCCAAAGTGCAGGTGCGCTGGGGCGCGCGCTGGGCCTTAGCCAGCCCGCCGCATGGCGCAGGCTGAAACGGTTGCGCGATGCAGGCGCGATTGCGCGCCAGCGCGTGGATCTGGATGTCACGGCGCTGGGGTTCGGGGTGACGGTGTTTCTGGGCATCAGCCTTGCCGCCAAGGGGCGTGTCAGCCTCGCGGATTTTGAACGCGCGGTCGCGGCCATCCCCGAAGTGCAGACGGTCCAGCATGTCCTTGGCCTTTATGACTACCGGCTGCGCGTGGTTGCGCGCGACCTGTCGGATTTTGAGCGCATCTTGCGCCGCCGCATCATGACACTGCCGGGGATCGGTGCGGTGGATGCCAATGTGTTGCTTAGTGAAGAACGGCTGCCCGGGCCATTGTAA
- a CDS encoding DUF952 domain-containing protein, whose product MLIYKIFRRPEWDDMVAQGHTSGAPVDLKDGYIHFSTAAQVMETAAKHFAQESDLVLIAVNEQELGADLKWEPSRGGDLFPHLYRKLRSTDVLWDTSLPLGAAGHIFPKGLV is encoded by the coding sequence ATGCTGATTTACAAAATATTCCGCCGCCCCGAATGGGATGACATGGTTGCACAGGGGCACACATCGGGTGCGCCCGTGGACCTGAAGGATGGCTATATTCATTTCTCCACCGCTGCTCAGGTGATGGAAACTGCGGCAAAGCATTTTGCGCAGGAAAGCGATCTGGTGTTGATTGCCGTCAATGAACAGGAACTGGGTGCAGACCTGAAATGGGAACCCTCACGCGGGGGGGATCTGTTTCCGCATCTGTACCGGAAACTGCGCAGCACGGATGTGCTTTGGGACACTTCCCTGCCACTTGGTGCGGCCGGACATATTTTCCCGAAAGGGCTGGTATGA
- a CDS encoding PaaI family thioesterase: MSSSDPQSFISALPFARALGMRLEAIDAGEARISMDWDARFVGDPATGVIHGGAVSALMDTCGGAAVMSYPGATTTATIDLRIDYMRAATPGQRITARAICYHVTRNVAFVRATAHDEDDLNPVATAAGAFTFDRAQKVPE; the protein is encoded by the coding sequence ATGTCGTCATCAGATCCGCAAAGTTTCATCTCGGCCCTGCCCTTTGCGCGCGCGCTGGGAATGCGGCTGGAAGCCATCGACGCGGGCGAGGCGCGAATTTCCATGGACTGGGATGCCCGCTTTGTGGGCGACCCTGCCACCGGCGTCATTCATGGCGGGGCGGTTTCGGCATTGATGGACACCTGCGGGGGGGCGGCAGTCATGTCCTATCCTGGTGCAACAACGACTGCGACCATTGATCTGCGCATCGACTATATGCGCGCCGCAACACCCGGACAGCGCATAACAGCGCGCGCCATCTGCTACCATGTCACGCGCAATGTGGCCTTTGTGCGCGCCACCGCCCATGACGAGGACGACCTCAACCCTGTCGCCACGGCCGCAGGCGCATTCACATTTGATCGCGCACAAAAGGTGCCGGAATGA
- a CDS encoding MerR family DNA-binding transcriptional regulator: MTDTRIGFKQMCAKFDVTPRTLRYYEYIELLCPEKEGRNRFYTPREVARMTLIMRGRRFGFSLEEIRQWLEIYEKSGTETQLVAWLKMADRQLVALQDQAEDLQRTISDLQKLREDAARLLDRGKT, translated from the coding sequence GTGACGGACACCAGAATAGGGTTCAAGCAAATGTGTGCAAAGTTCGATGTGACGCCGCGCACCTTGCGGTATTATGAATATATTGAACTGCTATGCCCTGAAAAAGAGGGGCGCAACCGGTTCTACACCCCGCGTGAAGTGGCCCGAATGACGCTTATCATGCGCGGACGGCGTTTCGGATTCAGCCTGGAGGAAATTCGTCAATGGCTGGAAATATATGAAAAATCCGGGACTGAAACGCAGTTGGTTGCGTGGCTGAAGATGGCTGACCGCCAGCTTGTCGCCCTGCAAGATCAGGCGGAAGATCTGCAACGCACAATCAGCGACCTGCAAAAGCTGCGCGAAGATGCGGCCAGGCTTCTGGATCGTGGCAAGACGTGA
- a CDS encoding acyl-CoA dehydrogenase C-terminal domain-containing protein, with product MPSYAAPTKDLNFVLHDFLKISSSEIPGYNDLDQEFTSAILDEAAKLAEGAMAPLNAIGDQQGCRLENGVVRTPEGFKAAFEQVKAGGWNGLDLPEEYGGQNLPYVLQTAVGELFSGANMAFNMYQGLTHGAISAIIAHGSDAQKALFLPKMISLDWTGTMNLTEPHCGTDLGLIRTKADPQDDGSYKITGQKIFISAGDHDMAENIIHLVLAKAPGGGNGTKGISLFIVPKVMIKDDGSLGAPNAVSVGKIEEKMGIHGNATCVMNYDGATGYLVGDLHKGMRAMFTMMNEARLGVGLQGYAQAEIAYQNALAYAIDRLQGRDVTGTKNPDGPADPLIVHPDVRRMLMDQKSFVEGARAFTIWGASQIDRAHRMNDAQADGLISLLTPVIKGFLTDKGFDMCIQAQQVYGGHGYIEEWGVSQYARDARIAMIYEGANGIQALDLVGRKLAQDGGKHVMAFFALVKDFIKECDGDARLEEFVTPLKSASKDLQAAALYFMENGMKNPNDALAGSNDFMHMFGHVCLGLAWAQMAKAALSALDSGATDQAFLNAKLTTGRYYMTRHLPATALHLARIRSGSDAMMALSPEQF from the coding sequence ATGCCCAGCTATGCCGCGCCTACCAAGGATCTGAACTTCGTTCTGCACGATTTCCTGAAGATCAGTTCGTCCGAAATTCCCGGATATAACGATCTGGATCAGGAATTTACGTCTGCAATTCTGGACGAAGCCGCCAAGCTGGCAGAAGGTGCAATGGCACCGCTGAATGCAATCGGTGACCAGCAGGGGTGCCGGCTGGAAAACGGCGTGGTGCGCACGCCCGAAGGGTTCAAGGCCGCGTTCGAGCAGGTCAAGGCCGGCGGCTGGAACGGACTGGACCTGCCCGAAGAATACGGCGGCCAGAACCTGCCCTATGTGCTGCAAACTGCGGTGGGCGAATTGTTTTCGGGCGCGAACATGGCGTTCAACATGTATCAGGGTCTGACGCATGGTGCCATTTCCGCGATTATCGCGCATGGGTCGGATGCACAAAAGGCGCTGTTCCTGCCAAAGATGATCAGCCTTGACTGGACCGGCACCATGAACCTGACAGAACCGCATTGCGGCACTGATCTGGGCTTGATCCGCACCAAAGCCGACCCGCAGGATGACGGCAGCTACAAGATTACCGGCCAGAAGATATTCATCTCGGCCGGTGATCATGACATGGCGGAAAATATTATCCATCTGGTGCTTGCCAAGGCGCCGGGCGGGGGGAACGGAACCAAAGGAATTTCCCTGTTCATTGTGCCCAAGGTCATGATCAAGGATGATGGCAGCCTTGGTGCGCCGAACGCTGTTTCCGTGGGCAAGATCGAAGAGAAGATGGGCATTCACGGCAATGCAACCTGCGTCATGAATTATGACGGCGCGACTGGCTATCTGGTGGGCGATCTGCACAAGGGGATGCGCGCCATGTTCACCATGATGAACGAAGCGCGCCTGGGTGTGGGCCTGCAAGGTTACGCGCAGGCCGAAATCGCCTATCAGAATGCACTGGCCTATGCGATTGACCGGCTGCAAGGGCGCGACGTGACAGGCACCAAAAACCCTGATGGCCCTGCCGATCCCCTGATCGTGCACCCCGATGTGCGCCGCATGCTGATGGATCAGAAAAGTTTCGTTGAGGGGGCACGCGCATTTACCATCTGGGGGGCAAGCCAGATTGACCGCGCCCACCGCATGAATGACGCGCAGGCCGATGGTCTGATCTCGTTGCTGACGCCTGTGATCAAGGGCTTTCTGACCGACAAGGGCTTTGACATGTGCATTCAGGCCCAGCAGGTCTATGGCGGGCATGGCTATATCGAGGAATGGGGCGTGTCGCAATACGCCCGTGATGCGCGGATCGCGATGATCTATGAAGGTGCGAACGGCATTCAGGCGCTGGACCTTGTGGGCCGCAAACTGGCACAGGATGGCGGCAAACATGTGATGGCGTTCTTTGCGCTGGTCAAGGATTTCATCAAGGAATGCGACGGGGATGCCCGGCTTGAGGAATTTGTGACCCCACTGAAATCAGCCTCCAAGGATTTGCAGGCGGCGGCGCTGTATTTCATGGAAAACGGCATGAAAAACCCCAATGATGCCTTGGCAGGGTCCAATGATTTCATGCATATGTTCGGGCATGTCTGCCTTGGTCTGGCTTGGGCGCAAATGGCAAAAGCCGCGCTTTCCGCACTGGACAGCGGCGCAACGGATCAGGCATTTCTGAACGCGAAACTGACAACGGGGCGCTATTACATGACGCGCCATCTGCCTGCGACAGCATTGCATCTGGCGCGCATTCGCAGCGGGTCCGATGCCATGATGGCACTTAGCCCCGAGCAGTTCTAG
- a CDS encoding PaaI family thioesterase: MKHPEPVQQVKYRRDTALQTLVGAIPYAQFLGIQFERHGDELTAVLPFNDSLIGNPILPALHGGVIASFLEVAAIVELSWAMLWEELESGRLSAESMAENMPRLPKTIDFTIDYLRTGLPRDAYARARVNRSGRRYASVHVEAWQDNRARLFAQATGHFLMPQPPLPPAGRD; this comes from the coding sequence ATGAAACACCCCGAACCCGTGCAACAGGTCAAATACCGGCGTGATACCGCACTGCAAACGCTTGTGGGGGCAATTCCCTATGCGCAATTCCTTGGCATTCAGTTTGAACGCCACGGCGATGAACTGACCGCAGTGCTGCCATTTAACGACAGCCTGATCGGCAATCCCATCCTGCCTGCGTTGCATGGCGGGGTGATTGCGTCCTTTCTGGAAGTGGCAGCCATTGTGGAGTTAAGCTGGGCGATGCTGTGGGAAGAACTGGAATCCGGCCGCCTAAGCGCGGAAAGCATGGCCGAGAATATGCCGCGCCTGCCAAAGACCATTGATTTTACCATAGATTACCTGCGCACGGGCCTGCCACGCGACGCCTATGCGCGCGCGCGCGTCAACCGTTCGGGGCGGCGCTATGCCAGCGTCCATGTCGAAGCATGGCAAGACAACCGCGCGCGTCTGTTCGCACAGGCGACCGGGCATTTCCTCATGCCGCAACCCCCACTGCCCCCGGCCGGCAGGGACTGA
- a CDS encoding Lrp/AsnC family transcriptional regulator encodes MRIDDSDRRLLRHLMAAPDASTAELAARAGMTEATCWRRLDKLRNAGILRGQQGVINWRALGWQVEVSLRITLDKTNPRAFDEFVAAARHVPEVLEIQSFLGRVDVRLNVIARDMAHYQQIYRDRILTLPHISDLEALMHLSDIKSEESLPI; translated from the coding sequence ATGCGCATAGATGACAGTGACCGCCGCTTGCTGCGCCACCTTATGGCCGCCCCCGATGCCAGCACTGCGGAGCTTGCCGCGCGCGCGGGGATGACTGAAGCAACCTGTTGGCGCAGGCTGGACAAGCTGCGCAACGCGGGCATTTTGCGCGGGCAACAGGGCGTGATCAACTGGCGCGCCCTTGGCTGGCAGGTCGAAGTCAGCTTGCGGATCACGCTGGACAAGACCAACCCGCGCGCCTTTGATGAATTTGTAGCCGCCGCCCGCCATGTGCCAGAGGTTCTCGAAATCCAGAGTTTTCTTGGCCGCGTCGATGTGCGCCTGAATGTCATTGCGCGTGATATGGCCCATTACCAGCAAATCTACCGCGACCGCATTCTGACCCTGCCGCATATTTCCGACCTGGAGGCGCTGATGCATCTGTCCGACATCAAATCCGAAGAAAGCCTGCCGATATGA
- a CDS encoding MATE family efflux transporter: protein MQPSVTAPQPVTNRRVLRIAVPIVLANISVPLLGAVDTGVVGQMGAAAPIGAVGLGAVILASIYWIFGFLRMGTTGLVAQASGAGDLAESGAVLTRGVMVGLAAGVVMVMAQALIMAAAFRIAPASEAVEALARDYLAIRIWGAPATIALYAVNGWLIGTERTRSVLILQLWMNGLNIALDLWFVLGLGWGVQGVAIATLIAEATSLVLGLYLCRAAFSGAQWRDWARVFDRVRLQRMWAVNSDIMVRTIALQGAITGFMFMSAGFGDVELAANQVLWQFLMITAFALDGFAFAAEALVGNAVGARSVVAMRQAALRACAWAIGAALVLALGFGVLGPFAIDLMAKDASVQATARIFLPYVVALCVLGVGAYMLDGIFIGATGTREMRNSVVLAVAIYAVIIWWAVPVWGNHALWVALMVLNILRGVFLAALYPRLERRLSTDC, encoded by the coding sequence ATGCAGCCATCTGTGACCGCGCCGCAGCCTGTGACAAACAGGCGCGTTCTGCGCATTGCGGTGCCCATTGTTCTGGCCAATATCTCAGTGCCGTTGCTGGGCGCGGTCGATACCGGCGTGGTGGGCCAGATGGGTGCTGCTGCACCCATTGGCGCGGTGGGGCTGGGGGCTGTCATTCTGGCGTCAATCTACTGGATTTTCGGCTTTCTGCGCATGGGCACAACCGGGTTGGTGGCACAAGCCAGCGGCGCGGGTGATCTGGCCGAAAGCGGCGCAGTGCTGACGCGCGGCGTTATGGTTGGGCTTGCCGCCGGTGTGGTGATGGTTATGGCGCAGGCGCTGATTATGGCGGCGGCCTTTCGCATTGCCCCCGCCAGCGAAGCGGTCGAGGCACTGGCGCGTGATTATCTGGCAATCCGCATCTGGGGCGCACCTGCAACAATCGCGCTTTATGCGGTCAATGGCTGGCTGATCGGCACCGAACGCACACGGTCCGTGTTGATTTTGCAATTATGGATGAACGGGCTGAATATCGCGCTGGATCTTTGGTTCGTTCTGGGGCTTGGCTGGGGCGTGCAGGGTGTGGCCATCGCCACCTTGATTGCGGAAGCCACATCGCTGGTGCTGGGCCTATACCTGTGTCGTGCGGCGTTTTCAGGCGCGCAATGGCGCGACTGGGCACGGGTATTCGACCGCGTGCGCCTGCAACGTATGTGGGCGGTGAATTCCGACATCATGGTGCGCACCATCGCATTGCAAGGTGCAATAACGGGGTTCATGTTCATGTCGGCGGGGTTCGGGGATGTGGAACTGGCCGCAAATCAGGTGTTGTGGCAGTTCTTGATGATCACGGCATTCGCACTGGACGGGTTTGCCTTTGCGGCAGAAGCTCTGGTTGGCAATGCGGTGGGGGCGCGTTCTGTGGTGGCCATGCGACAGGCAGCCCTGCGCGCCTGCGCATGGGCCATCGGCGCGGCGCTGGTTCTGGCGCTGGGGTTTGGGGTGCTGGGTCCGTTTGCGATTGACCTGATGGCCAAGGATGCAAGCGTTCAGGCAACCGCGCGCATATTCCTGCCCTATGTTGTTGCACTTTGCGTGCTGGGGGTGGGCGCCTATATGCTGGACGGTATTTTCATTGGCGCGACCGGCACGCGCGAAATGCGCAACAGCGTGGTGCTGGCTGTGGCAATCTATGCGGTCATAATCTGGTGGGCCGTGCCGGTCTGGGGCAATCACGCGCTTTGGGTCGCCTTGATGGTGCTGAATATTCTGCGCGGCGTGTTTCTGGCCGCGCTATACCCAAGGCTAGAGCGGCGTTTGAGCACAGATTGCTGA